The sequence TAAAAGAAGGGGTAGTTTCTGACATAAAAAATCCCGCCCATTTTTAAGAGGGCGGGAATGAAGATAACAAATATGATTGAACGATTATGGCTTCTTTGGATACAACTTATTCAAACCTTTCACCAAATCATCTGTGATATTGTAAGCACTATCTTTCAAATACATAAACTCAGGTGCACTGGAAAAAATATATGCATATCCTTTATTCTTATTGTATTCTTTCAGGTAGTCTTCAATTTTCTTCTTAACATCCTGTAGCTTTTTAAAGCTCTCATCCTGCATTTCCTGGGCCATCATCTGCTCTTTACCCTGATAAGTTCTTTCCATTTGTACCAGCTCCTGTTGCTTATTTGCCAATTCTGCCTGAGACAAGCTTTGACCTACACGCTGTAGTTCCTGATACTTATTGGTAAATACGTTTTTAAGCTCATTTAACTGCTTAGCATTTGCCTGATCTTTGATCTGTAATGAAGCACGTACTTCTTTAAAATATTCAAAATTATTCTGAATAGAATCAGACTCAAAGTAAGCGATTTTAAATCCGCCAGCAGCAGCACTTGCAGCACTACCACCTGCAACGGCAGAAGGAGATTTAGCACTAGAGAAATGTAAGTAAAATAAAACAGCAACACCAATCGCAGTTGCTATAGAAAGACCGGTAATAAAATTTTTCATACAGTATTTATTTTCCTAAAATAAGTCAATTTAAAAAATTACTGAAGGCTATTTATACAAAGGGCTATTCAGTAAAAAAGTAGGAAGCTTTCGCTTCCTACTTTTAGATATACTTTCAATAAGTAATTACTCTTCTTCGTCAAAGCTCATTGCTTCTCTGGTAGTAGCTAGTACTTCATATTCTTCCTTACTTCCTACAATCATGTTCTCGAACTCTTTCTGTCCGGAACCAGCAGGAATAAGGTGTCCAGTAATAACGTTCTCCTTCAGACCCAACATAGCATCTGTCTTACCCTGAATAGCGGCCTGACTTAATACCTTAGTTGTTTCCTGGAACGAAGCAGCTGAAATCCAGCTTTGAACACCCAATGAAGCTTTGGTAATACCAAGCAACACCGGACGGGCAGTTGCAGGCTTAGCATCTCTAACTTCAACTAGTTTCTTATCTGCACGACGTAAGATGGAATTCTCTTCTCTTAATTCGCGTAAAGTGATAATTTGACCAGCTCTCATTTTAGCGCTTTCTCCAGCATTGGTTACAACTTTCTTATCAAAGATTCTGTCGTTCTCTTCAATAAAGTCGAAGCGATCTTCCAGGTCCTCCTCTAAGAATTTAGTATCTCCAGCGTCAACAATTTCTACTTTCTTCATCATCTGACGTACAATCACTTCAACGTGCTTGTCGTTGATTTTTACCCCTTGTAAACGGTAAACTTCCTGAATTTCATTCACTACATATTCCTGAACTGCAAATGGTCCTTTGATAGCAAGAATGTCGGCAGGAGCAATCTGTCCGTCAGACATTGGAGTACCAGCTTTCACGAAGTCACCATCCTGAACAAGAATCTGACGAGTCAATGGAACCAGGTATTTCTTTATCATTCCATCACGTGATTCAACAATAATCTCACGATTACCACGCTTCACATTACCGAATGATACAACACCATCAATTTCACAAACAATCGCAGGGTTTCCTGGATTACGCGCTTCAAATAATTCAGTTACACGAGGAAGACCTCCGGTGATATCTCTTAGTTTACCTAAGATACGTGGGATCTTCACCAATACCTGACCTGCTTTTACTTCGTCTCCTTCTTCTACACCAATATGTGAACCAACTGGTAAGTTGTACTGCTTAATGTCTTTACCTTCTACGATGATAGTTGGGATCTTGGTTTTATCCTTTGTTTCAATAACCACTTTCTCGCGGTGACCTGTTTGTTCGTCAGACTCATCACGGTAAGTAATACCATCAAGAATGTTTTCAAACTTAATAGTACCATTGCTTTCAGCAACAATTACGTTATTGAATGGATCCCATGTACAGATAACATCTCCTTTCTTAACCTGCGCACCATCTTTAACATTTAAAGTAGCACCGTAAGGAACGTTGTTGGTAATCATTAAACGATCGTTTTTCACGTCCATGATTCTAACTTCACCTGTACGTCCAATAACAATTTTAGACTTGGTTCCGTCATTACCAACCGTATCAACAGTTCTTAATCCGTCAAATTGAATGGTACCATCAAACTTAGCTTGTAAAGTTGATTCAATAGAAGCAGATCCCGCAACACCACCCACGTGGAAGGTACGTAGTGTAAGCTGTGTACCAGGTTCACCAATGGATTGAGCGGCAATAATACCAACTGCATCACCCCTTTGAGCCAAATATCCGGTTGCAAGGTTTTTACCATAACACTTCACACATACACCACGCTTGCTTTCGCAGGTAAGTACAGATCGGATTTCAACCGTTTCAATACCCACTTCTTCAATTTGCTTAGCCACATCAGAAGAAATTTCCTCACCCGCAAGGATGATCAACTCTTCAGTAATTGGGTGGTATACATTATGTAATGAAGTACGTCCTTCAATTCTATCTGCTAATGGTTCAATAACATCTTCATTGTCTTTCAGTGCAGAAGTTGCAATACCACGTAAGGTTCCGCAATCCTCTTCTGAAATAACCACATCCTGAGAAACGTCCACTAAACGACGGGTCAAGTAACCAGCATCCGCTGTTTTAAGGGCGGTATCCGCAAGACCCTTACGCGCACCGTGGGTAGAGATAAAGTAATCCAATACGTTCAATCCACCTTTAAAGTTGGAGAGGATTGGATTCTCAATAACCTCAGATCCAGAGCTACCACTCTTACGAGGTTTAGCCATCAGACCACGAATACCCACTAGCTGCTTAACCTGAGTTTTACTACCACGGGCACCAGAATCCAACATCATAAATACTGAGTTGAAGCCTTGGTTGTCGATGGTCATTTCACGAATCAAAGACTCTGTGATTTTCATATCGACTCTACCCCAGATATCAATTACCTGGTTGTAACGCTCGTTATTGGTGATAAGACCCATATTATAGCTATCCCAAACTTCTTCTACTTCTGCTTTTGCACTTTCCAATAATTCGTTTCTGATTTCAGGAACGATCAAGTCATTAACACTGAAGCTCAATCCACCACGGAATGCCATACGGAATCCAAGTGTTTTGATATCATCCAAGAATTTAGCAGTTTTAGGAACGTCAGTGATTTTAATAATATCACCAATGATTTCTCTAAGACTTTTCTTAGTCAACAATGCATTTACGAAGCCAACTTCCTGCGGTACATATTGATTGAACAATACACGACCAACAGTAGTTTCAATCAATTTCTTAACCAAAACACCTTTCTCTCGAACGTTGGTTTTTACTCTGATGTTCGCATGTAAGTCAACTCTTCCTTCATTGTATGCAATGATCACTTCATCCATGCTATAGAAAGCCATTCCCTGACCTTTGATGGTTTCAGTTTCGGTAGACTTTCTTCCCTTGGTAATGTAATACAATCCAAGTACCATGTCCTGTGAAGGAAGGGTTATAGGTGTACCATTCTGCGGGTTTAGAATGTTGTGAGAAGACAACATCAACAATTGTGCTTCCAAAATAGCAGCATTGCTTAATGGAACGTGCACGGCCATCTGGTCACCATCGAAATCCGCGTTGAATGATGAGGTAACCAATGGGTGAAGTTGAATGGCTTTACCTTCTACCAATTTAGGCTGGAATGCCTGGATAGATAGACGGTGAAGTGTTGGGGCACGGTTTAATAAAACCGGATGACCCTTTAAGATATTTTCAAGAATATCCCAGATAACCGCTTCTTTGCGATCTACTAATTTCTTAGCAGACTTAACGGTTTTCACGATACCTCTTTCAATTAATTTACGAATAACAAATGGCTTGAAAAGTTCAGCAGCCATGTCTTTTGGTAATCCGCACTCGTGTATTTTCAACTCAGGTCCTACTACGATTACAGAACGACCAGAATAGTCAACACGCTTACCCAATAAGTTCTGACGGAAACGACCTTGTTTACCTTTCAGTACATCGGATAAAGATTTTAGCGCACGGCCGCCCTCTGCTTTAACAGCATTAGACTTACGGGAGTTATCGAACAAGGAGTCAATTGCTTCCTGCAACATTCTCTTTTCGTTTCTTAAGATAACTTCCGGTGCTTTAATTTCTAACAAACGCTTTAAACGGTTGTTACGGATGATTACACGACGGTATAAATCATTCAAATCAGAAGATGCGAATCTACCACCATCCAATGGAACCAATGGACGCAATTCTGGTGGAATAACCGGTATATACTGCATTACCATCCACTCAGGGCGATTGGTAATTCTGGCGCTAGCATCACGGAAAGATTCAACTACGCTCAAACGCTTAAGGGCGTCTGCTTTACGCTGCTGAGAAGTTTCAGTTGCTGCTGCATTTCTTAAAGAAAAACTTAATTCATCTAAATCAATGCGCTCCAACAAAGCATGAACTGCTTCAGCTCCCATTTTAGCGATGAACTTTTGAGGATCATCATCAGGTAAAAACTGGTTGTCTTTTGGTAAACCATCAATTAAATCTAAGTATTCTTCTTCGGTTAAAAGATCACCCATGTTTAGGTTCTCTTTTATACCACCTTGAATAACTACATAGCGCTCATAATAAATAATGGTTTCCAGTTTCTTGGAACTCATCCCAAGCAAGTAACCAATTTTATTAGGTAAGCTCTTGAAGTACCAGATATGTACTACAGGAACTACCAGTTTAATATGTCCCATGCGTTCACGACGCACTTTCTTTTCTGTTACTTCCACACCACAACGGTCACATACGATTCCCTTGTAACGGATACGCTTATATTTTCCACAAGCACATTCGTAGTCCTTAACGGGTCCGAAGATTCTTTCGCAGAATAAGCCGTCACGTTCAGGCTTATAGGTACGATAGTTGATGGTTTCAGGTTTCAGTACTTCGCCAAAACTTCTTTCCAAGATACTATCCGGAGATGCCAGACTAATCGTAATCTGTGAAAAGGTTGGACGCTGTTTGTTTTCTCTTTTGATTGCCATATCGCGGTTGAGAATTTGAATTTTTTTAATCGAACTTAAGATCTAAACCTAGACCTCTTAATTCGTGCACCAATACATTGAATGATTCAGGAACGCCTGCTCTTGGAATATTCTCTCCTTTCACAATTGCCTCATAGGTTTTTGCACGTCCAATGATATCATCAGACTTAAGAGTTAATAATTCCTGCAGGATGTTGGCAGCACCATATGCTTCCAATGCCCAAACCTCCATTTCACCAAAACGCTGACCACCAAACTGAGCCTTACCACCCAACGGTTGTTGAGTAATCAAGCTGTATGGTCCGATAGAACGCGCGTGCATCTTATCGTCAACCATGTGGTGTAGTTTAATCATATAGATTACACCTACTGTTGCTTTCTGGTGGAAACGTTCTCCGGTTTCACCATCATACAAGTACGTATGACCGTTTCTCGGAATGCCCGCATCTTTACAGTATTGTTCAATTTGATCCGTAGATGCACCATCAAAAATTGGTGTAGCAAAACGAACACCTAAACGCTTACCAGTCCATCCTAAAATGGTTTCATAAATCTGTCCAAGGTTCATACGGGAAGGTACCCCAAGTGGATTCAATACGATATCTACAGGTGTTCCGTCTTCCATAAATGGCATGTCTTCGGCACGTACAATTTTGGCAACAATACCCTTGTTTCCGTGACGACCCGCCATCTTATCCCCTACTTTCAATTTACGCTTAACAGCCAAGTAAACTTTAGCCAATTTCAATACACCAGCTGGCAACTCATCACCAATAGAGATGTTGAATTTCTCACGCTTGTATCTACCCAACTCTTCATTAAACTTAATGCTATAGTTGTGTAAAAGGGTATTGATCTGATCGTCGGTTTTTGCATCACCTGTCCAACCCAAAGGATTCACGTTCTGGTAATCTATAGTGCTCAGATTCTTTTGATTGAATTTTGCACCTTTACCAATCAACATTTCTCCGAAGTTATTGCTTACACCAGCAGAAGCTTTGTCTTTCAACAAAGTCTGTAGTTTTTCTAACAATAATTCCTTAATGGCTTCTACATTTTGCTGATGTACTTTCTCAACTTTTTCCAACAATGCTTTTTCACGAATCTTACCATTCTTATCTTTCTTAGCGCGCTGGAATAATTTTTTATCAATTACTACACCTTCTGTACCATTTGGTGCCTTTAAAGAAGCATCTTTTGCATCTCCCGCTTTGTCACCAAAGATGGCACGCAAAAGTTTTTCCTCAGGGGTTGGATCAGACTCGCCTTTTGGCGTAATCTTACCAATAAGAATATCGCCCTCTTTAATAGTAGCACCAATTCTGATAATACCATTCTCATCTAAATCTTTGGTTGCTTCTTCAGAAACGTTTGGAATATCCGGGGTTAATTCTTCTTCACCCAATTTTGTGTCACGAACTTCCAATTCGTACTCATCAATATGTACAGAAGTAAATAAATCTTCTCTAACTACTTTTTCACTGATAACGATCGCATCTTCAAAGTTGTATCCTTTCCAAGGCATAAATGCAACCTGAAGATTACGGCCTAAAGCCAATTCACCGTCTTTGGTAGCATATCCTTCAGTTAGGAAATCACCCTTCTTAACCACCTGACCTTTCTTAACCGCAGGGCTAAGGTTGATACAGGTAGCCTGGTTGGTTTTAATGAACTTAGTCAGTTTGTAAACCTGTAAGTCATCGTTAAAGCTCACCAAACGATCTAAATCATTTCTATCGTAACGAACATGAATTTCATTTGCATCTACAAACTCAACCACACCATTACCTTCTGCGTGAATCTGAATACGAGCATCGCGGGCAGCTTTAGCTTCCAAACCAGTACCAACAATAGGCACTTCAGGAACAATCAAAGGAACCGCCTGACGCTGCATGTTTGATCCCATCAAAGCACGGTTGGCATCATCATGTTCAAGGAAAGGAATAAGTGAAGCACTCAAACCAACAATCTGGTTAGGAGCAACGTCCATGTATTCTACTTCTTCCTTATCTAAGATTGGGAAATCACCAGTTTGACGAGATACTACTTTCTCTTCAACAAACTCTCCCTTCTCGCTCAATGGTGCATTGCTCTGCGCAATTTTCGCAGCATCTTCTTCTTCAGCGCTTAAGAAAGTAAGTTCTTTCATGTTCACTTTACCGTTTTCTACTTTACGGTATGGAGTTTCAATAAAGCCCATATCGTTAATAGCTGCGTGAACGCATAAAGTAGAAATCAATCCAATGTTTGGACCTTCCGGTGTTTCAATGGTACACAAACGACCGTAGTGAGAATAGTGTACGTCACGTACTTCGAATCCGGCACGTTCTCTGCTCAAACCGCCTGGCCCTAGCGCAGAAATACGACGCTTGTGCGTGATTTCACTCAGTGGGTTGGTTTGATCTAAGAATTGAGAAAGCTGAGAAGTACCAAAGAATGAGTTAATTACAGAACTTAATGTTCTTGCATTAATCAAATCTACTGGTGTGAATACCTCATTATCACGAACGTTCATACGCTCACGAATGGTTCTGGCCATTCTGGCAAGACCAACACCAAATTGAGCATATAACTGCTCGCCTACTGTACGAACACGGCGGTTGCTCAAGTGGTCAATATCATCAATTTCAGCCTTAGCATTGGTTAAACGAACCAGGTACTTAATGATTTCAATAATGTCCTGCTTGGTTAACACCTTTTTAGTTAGCGGGTAATCAAGACCTAACTTTCTGTTGATCTTATAACGACCTACTTCTCCTAAATCGTAACGCTTGTCGCTGAAAAATAATTTATCAATAATACCTCTTGCAGTTTCATTATCCGGAGCATCAGCACCACGCAACTGGCGATAGATATGCTGAACCGCTTCCAATTCACTGTTAGAAGTATCCTTATTTAATGTGTTATAAATGATTGCGTAATCACCACCTACATCTTCCTTCTGAATAAATACGCTCTTCACTTCCATTTCAATAATGGTGTCAATTGCTTCTTCATCCAAAACAGTGTCACGTTCCATAACGATTTCGTTACGCTCAATGCTCACTACTTCACCAGTATCTTCATCAACAAAATCTTCTACCCAGGTTCTTAATACGCGGGCAGCTAATTTCTTACCAACATGATGGGCCAAAGTTTTCTTATCAGCTTTTACCTCATCAGCCATTCCAAACAACTCAAGAATGTCTTTATCGGTTTCGAATCCTATGGAACGCAATAAGGTAGTAACCGGGAATTTCTTCTTACGGTCAATGTACGCATACATTACGTTGTTGATATCTGTGGCAAACTCCATCCAGGCACCCTTGAACGGGATGACGCGGGCGGAGTAGATTTTTGTGCCGTTGGGGTGCACAGACTGTCCGAAGAACACACCTGGAGAACGGTGTAGCTGAGATACAACCACACGCTCTGCACCATTAATTACAAAAGTACCACGTGGAGTCATGTACGGAATATTTCCTAAGAAAACGTCCTGTACAATGGTTTGGAAATCTACGTGTTCCTCATCGTTACAACTTAAACGCAATTTAGCTTTTAAGGGTACGGCATAAGTTAATCCACGCTCCATACACTCTTCAATAGTGTAACGAGGAGGATCAATAAAATAATCCAGGAATTCCAGCACGAAGATGTTACGCGTGTCTGTGATAGGAAAGTTTTCCTTAAACACACGGAACAACCCTTCCACATTACGCTTGTCGGGTGTAGTCTCTAACTGAAAAAACTCTTTAAAGGATTCTAACTGGATGTCGAGCAGGTCAGGGGCATCAGCCAAATGTTTAGTTTTACCGAAGCCGACCCTGTTGTTCATTGTTGTAGTAGACATATGTATGTAAAACCGGTTTTTGTACAAAATAATTGGGGAGAATAGTGAAATTCTCTTAACGTACAATCGGCGCATTCATCACACAAAATCTGCGATAAAAATGTCCACCCGCTAAATTGCCCAAATTTAAGGATGGCAAAGGTAAGGAATGTATTAGAACCGCAAAAACAAATTTTGCGCCAAACTGCCATTTGGGGATAAATTAACCAAAAAAAAACCTTCCCGCCTGTATGTCAGGGGGAAGGTTCCAAATTATGTTGAAGTGGATTACTTGATTTCTACTTCAGCACCTGCTTCTTTCAACTTAGCAGCTAAATCGTCTGCTTCAGCCTTAGAAATACCTTCTTTAACTGGCTTTGGAGCACCATCAACTAGGTCTTTAGCTTCTTTCAAACCTAAACCGGTTAATTCTTTAACGATTTTAACCACACCTAATTTGCTTGCACCACCAGAAACAAGAATTACATCAAAAGATGTTTTCTCTTCAGCAGCAGCAGCGCCACCACCGTCTCCAGCAGCAACTACAACTGCAGCAGCAGCTGGTTCAATACCGTAATCAGCTTTTAATACATCAGCTAATTCCTGAACTTCTTTTACTGTTAAGCCTACTAATTGTTCGGCTAATGCTTTTACGTCTGCCATTTTTTTACTTTTTAAACCGCTTTCAAAGCGTTTGCTCCAGCGGATGGTTATAAATATTGCCCCATTTGAACCTCAGGGGCGTTGGGATGTACAAAAAATTATTGAGCAGCTTCAGCCTGCTTCTCGTGGTGCTGTAACAAACCAGCCAAAACACGCTTGGCAGGTGATTGTAACAATCCGATTACTTCACCGATCAATTCATTCTTAGTCTTGATCTGAGTAAGTGCTTTCAGGTTGTTATCTCCGCTATACACTTCACCATTAATGAAAGCTGCTTTTAATACAGGCTTTTCCATGTTGCCTTTAGAACGGAAAGAACTGATAATTAAAGCAGGTTCTTTTGGGTTCTCAGAGAACATCAATGCAGTTACATTGTGTAAAGAATCGAATACACCAGCATACTTTTCAGCATCCAATGCTTCAAGAGCCTTACGGATCAAAGTGTTTTTAGCCACTTTCATTTCTACATTCTTGTCAAAACAGGTTCTTCTTAGGTTTGAAACCTGTTCTACAGTCAGAGATTCAGTATCTGTGATATAGAAGTTATTGTACTGAGAGAATTTTTCCTTCAGTATTTCAATTACTTCATTTTTTTGGTCTTTGTTCATAACTAATTTTTTTTAAAACCCGGGTCATTTCCAGCTACGCAGGATCGCCAGGATTAGTTCATTAATGATTTGGTGTCTAATGCTATACCAGGGCTCATTGTGCTGGCCATGCTAGCTGCTTTAAGGTAAGTTCCTTTTGCAGATGAAGGCTTCAACTTAATGATAGCATTGATTAATTCGGTGCTGTTTTCTGTTAACTTTTCCGGAGAGAAAGAAATTCTTCCGATAGAAGCGTGTACAATACCGGTTTTATCTACTTTGAAAGCGATTTTACCACCTTTTACTTCATTAACTGCTGCTGCAACGTCGTTGGTTACAGTACCGGTTTTAGGGTTTGGCATCAAGTTACGAGGACCTAATACTTTACCTAATTTACCAATTTTAGGCATTACAGCAGGAGTAGCGATGATTACATCGATATCTACCCAACCACCTTCAATTTTAGTGATGAATTCGTCTAAACCAACATAATCAGCACCTGCTTCATTAGCAGCAGCTTCTTTATCAGGAGTACATAAAACCAATACTTTTTTGGTTTTACCAGTACCGTGAGGTAATGAAACGGTACCACGTACCTGTTGGTCAGCTTTTTTAGGATCTACGCCTAAACGGATATGTAGGTCAACAGAACTGTCAAATTTTGTACAGTTAATTTCTTTAACCAATGATGCAGCTTCCTTAAGAGAATAAAATTTTGCTTTATCCACCTTAGTGTTCGCTACTTTTCTTTTTTTAGTAAGTGACATGTTTAATTAGTTAAGTAGGTGAATAAATTAATTTTCCCAAGGTGCTTTACCATCAACAGTGATACCCATACTGCGTGCAGTACCGGCAACCATGCTCATAGCGCTGTTTAAAGTAAATGCATTTAGGTCAGACATCTTGTCTTTGGCAATTGCTTCAACTTGTTCCCAAGTTACTTTACCTACTTTTTGACGATTGCTTTCCTTAGAACCTTTCTGAATCTTAGCAGCTTCCATTAACTGCACAGCAGCTGGAGCGGTTTTGATTACAAAGTCGAAAGATTTGTCAGAATAGACAGTGATAAGAACAGGAACAACTTTTCCCATTTTATCCTGAGTTCTAGCATTAAACTGTTTACAGAACTCCATAATGTTTACACCCTTAGAACCGAGTGCAGGGCCCACTGGAGGCGCAGGATTGGCTTGACCACCTTTCACCTGCAGCTTCACAAAGCCAGAGATTTCTTTTGCCATTTTTATTTGATTTAATTGGTAATAGCGTCCCGGTTTTAAGCAGGACTCCCAAATTCAATCGCTCTTTTAAAAAGAACTTTTGGGGCGGCAAAGGTAATAATTAAATTGAAACAACCAAACTAAAATGCATTAAGCGCATCAATTACCTGCTGAATAGCCACTTCTGTATGACAAGCAGAGCAGGGCAAACTCAGGGTTGTTTCGTGAATGGCTTCCGAAATGGGAAATTCCAGATGACCCAGTAAATGTGTCATCGCTTTCTGTTTGTTGGGTGGAACTGGGTAGTGAATTTCTGTACCGATACTCAATTTTTGTAAATACTCCTTCAAAGCTGCCCTTTTAGGATGACGTATATTGAAAATATGATATACATCATGGTAATCTGGATGAACCACTGGAAGTATAAAATCCTGCTTTAATTGTGACAAATACATTGAAGCCAGCTTACGCTTATGGTCATTTATTTTATCTAAATAAGGCAATTTCACTTCTAAAAACAAGGCCTGTAATTC is a genomic window of Sediminibacterium sp. TEGAF015 containing:
- the rpoC gene encoding DNA-directed RNA polymerase subunit beta' — its product is MAIKRENKQRPTFSQITISLASPDSILERSFGEVLKPETINYRTYKPERDGLFCERIFGPVKDYECACGKYKRIRYKGIVCDRCGVEVTEKKVRRERMGHIKLVVPVVHIWYFKSLPNKIGYLLGMSSKKLETIIYYERYVVIQGGIKENLNMGDLLTEEEYLDLIDGLPKDNQFLPDDDPQKFIAKMGAEAVHALLERIDLDELSFSLRNAAATETSQQRKADALKRLSVVESFRDASARITNRPEWMVMQYIPVIPPELRPLVPLDGGRFASSDLNDLYRRVIIRNNRLKRLLEIKAPEVILRNEKRMLQEAIDSLFDNSRKSNAVKAEGGRALKSLSDVLKGKQGRFRQNLLGKRVDYSGRSVIVVGPELKIHECGLPKDMAAELFKPFVIRKLIERGIVKTVKSAKKLVDRKEAVIWDILENILKGHPVLLNRAPTLHRLSIQAFQPKLVEGKAIQLHPLVTSSFNADFDGDQMAVHVPLSNAAILEAQLLMLSSHNILNPQNGTPITLPSQDMVLGLYYITKGRKSTETETIKGQGMAFYSMDEVIIAYNEGRVDLHANIRVKTNVREKGVLVKKLIETTVGRVLFNQYVPQEVGFVNALLTKKSLREIIGDIIKITDVPKTAKFLDDIKTLGFRMAFRGGLSFSVNDLIVPEIRNELLESAKAEVEEVWDSYNMGLITNNERYNQVIDIWGRVDMKITESLIREMTIDNQGFNSVFMMLDSGARGSKTQVKQLVGIRGLMAKPRKSGSSGSEVIENPILSNFKGGLNVLDYFISTHGARKGLADTALKTADAGYLTRRLVDVSQDVVISEEDCGTLRGIATSALKDNEDVIEPLADRIEGRTSLHNVYHPITEELIILAGEEISSDVAKQIEEVGIETVEIRSVLTCESKRGVCVKCYGKNLATGYLAQRGDAVGIIAAQSIGEPGTQLTLRTFHVGGVAGSASIESTLQAKFDGTIQFDGLRTVDTVGNDGTKSKIVIGRTGEVRIMDVKNDRLMITNNVPYGATLNVKDGAQVKKGDVICTWDPFNNVIVAESNGTIKFENILDGITYRDESDEQTGHREKVVIETKDKTKIPTIIVEGKDIKQYNLPVGSHIGVEEGDEVKAGQVLVKIPRILGKLRDITGGLPRVTELFEARNPGNPAIVCEIDGVVSFGNVKRGNREIIVESRDGMIKKYLVPLTRQILVQDGDFVKAGTPMSDGQIAPADILAIKGPFAVQEYVVNEIQEVYRLQGVKINDKHVEVIVRQMMKKVEIVDAGDTKFLEEDLEDRFDFIEENDRIFDKKVVTNAGESAKMRAGQIITLRELREENSILRRADKKLVEVRDAKPATARPVLLGITKASLGVQSWISAASFQETTKVLSQAAIQGKTDAMLGLKENVITGHLIPAGSGQKEFENMIVGSKEEYEVLATTREAMSFDEEE
- the rplL gene encoding 50S ribosomal protein L7/L12, producing the protein MADVKALAEQLVGLTVKEVQELADVLKADYGIEPAAAAVVVAAGDGGGAAAAEEKTSFDVILVSGGASKLGVVKIVKELTGLGLKEAKDLVDGAPKPVKEGISKAEADDLAAKLKEAGAEVEIK
- a CDS encoding OmpH/Skp family outer membrane protein, which codes for MKNFITGLSIATAIGVAVLFYLHFSSAKSPSAVAGGSAASAAAGGFKIAYFESDSIQNNFEYFKEVRASLQIKDQANAKQLNELKNVFTNKYQELQRVGQSLSQAELANKQQELVQMERTYQGKEQMMAQEMQDESFKKLQDVKKKIEDYLKEYNKNKGYAYIFSSAPEFMYLKDSAYNITDDLVKGLNKLYPKKP
- the rplJ gene encoding 50S ribosomal protein L10 — translated: MNKDQKNEVIEILKEKFSQYNNFYITDTESLTVEQVSNLRRTCFDKNVEMKVAKNTLIRKALEALDAEKYAGVFDSLHNVTALMFSENPKEPALIISSFRSKGNMEKPVLKAAFINGEVYSGDNNLKALTQIKTKNELIGEVIGLLQSPAKRVLAGLLQHHEKQAEAAQ
- the rpoB gene encoding DNA-directed RNA polymerase subunit beta, producing MSTTTMNNRVGFGKTKHLADAPDLLDIQLESFKEFFQLETTPDKRNVEGLFRVFKENFPITDTRNIFVLEFLDYFIDPPRYTIEECMERGLTYAVPLKAKLRLSCNDEEHVDFQTIVQDVFLGNIPYMTPRGTFVINGAERVVVSQLHRSPGVFFGQSVHPNGTKIYSARVIPFKGAWMEFATDINNVMYAYIDRKKKFPVTTLLRSIGFETDKDILELFGMADEVKADKKTLAHHVGKKLAARVLRTWVEDFVDEDTGEVVSIERNEIVMERDTVLDEEAIDTIIEMEVKSVFIQKEDVGGDYAIIYNTLNKDTSNSELEAVQHIYRQLRGADAPDNETARGIIDKLFFSDKRYDLGEVGRYKINRKLGLDYPLTKKVLTKQDIIEIIKYLVRLTNAKAEIDDIDHLSNRRVRTVGEQLYAQFGVGLARMARTIRERMNVRDNEVFTPVDLINARTLSSVINSFFGTSQLSQFLDQTNPLSEITHKRRISALGPGGLSRERAGFEVRDVHYSHYGRLCTIETPEGPNIGLISTLCVHAAINDMGFIETPYRKVENGKVNMKELTFLSAEEEDAAKIAQSNAPLSEKGEFVEEKVVSRQTGDFPILDKEEVEYMDVAPNQIVGLSASLIPFLEHDDANRALMGSNMQRQAVPLIVPEVPIVGTGLEAKAARDARIQIHAEGNGVVEFVDANEIHVRYDRNDLDRLVSFNDDLQVYKLTKFIKTNQATCINLSPAVKKGQVVKKGDFLTEGYATKDGELALGRNLQVAFMPWKGYNFEDAIVISEKVVREDLFTSVHIDEYELEVRDTKLGEEELTPDIPNVSEEATKDLDENGIIRIGATIKEGDILIGKITPKGESDPTPEEKLLRAIFGDKAGDAKDASLKAPNGTEGVVIDKKLFQRAKKDKNGKIREKALLEKVEKVHQQNVEAIKELLLEKLQTLLKDKASAGVSNNFGEMLIGKGAKFNQKNLSTIDYQNVNPLGWTGDAKTDDQINTLLHNYSIKFNEELGRYKREKFNISIGDELPAGVLKLAKVYLAVKRKLKVGDKMAGRHGNKGIVAKIVRAEDMPFMEDGTPVDIVLNPLGVPSRMNLGQIYETILGWTGKRLGVRFATPIFDGASTDQIEQYCKDAGIPRNGHTYLYDGETGERFHQKATVGVIYMIKLHHMVDDKMHARSIGPYSLITQQPLGGKAQFGGQRFGEMEVWALEAYGAANILQELLTLKSDDIIGRAKTYEAIVKGENIPRAGVPESFNVLVHELRGLGLDLKFD
- the rplA gene encoding 50S ribosomal protein L1, producing the protein MSLTKKRKVANTKVDKAKFYSLKEAASLVKEINCTKFDSSVDLHIRLGVDPKKADQQVRGTVSLPHGTGKTKKVLVLCTPDKEAAANEAGADYVGLDEFITKIEGGWVDIDVIIATPAVMPKIGKLGKVLGPRNLMPNPKTGTVTNDVAAAVNEVKGGKIAFKVDKTGIVHASIGRISFSPEKLTENSTELINAIIKLKPSSAKGTYLKAASMASTMSPGIALDTKSLMN
- the rplK gene encoding 50S ribosomal protein L11; translation: MAKEISGFVKLQVKGGQANPAPPVGPALGSKGVNIMEFCKQFNARTQDKMGKVVPVLITVYSDKSFDFVIKTAPAAVQLMEAAKIQKGSKESNRQKVGKVTWEQVEAIAKDKMSDLNAFTLNSAMSMVAGTARSMGITVDGKAPWEN